The following coding sequences are from one Paenibacillus stellifer window:
- a CDS encoding peptide ABC transporter substrate-binding protein — protein sequence MIKRIITWVLCLLVVMTGLAHDSWAAGREQIFRFNLYANPISLDPALTAESTSDVVIRGIMEGLVRTGKNGEIQPAVAKSWTVSQDGKTYTFKLRSAAVWTNKQKVKASDFEYAWKRVLNPATGSPQAYMLFCLAGAEDYYNGKLKDSGQIGVKAVDDATLQVTLRSRTPYFLQLAATRSYFPVNPAVVKKNPNWAESAQTFVGNGPFTLTKWVQDQEIVLTKNVAYFSAGDVHFKQVRIGIQNDPDKELASYKDGSIDWSQASELNIYPSSLDKTMRNDAHTYNPASTYYFVFNVTKPPFDNVNIRRALAMSIVREQVTGATPAYAFVPPGILGAKKPFREEATAAYFKEDTAKARELLKKGLQEEGLTKFPETTLIYNEGNEYISSTVTRMWEETLGIEVNMEEQPWEELLSNRMALNYDIARAGWSADYNDPASFLEIFTSWSTDNDSGWSNPQYDAYMRSAMQTADPSARMKLYRQAEQLLMDQMVIIPLHYFKTYALQKSYVHDVYYNYSGGLVYWDGYLK from the coding sequence GTGATTAAGAGAATCATAACCTGGGTGCTCTGTCTGCTTGTTGTGATGACAGGACTTGCACATGACAGCTGGGCTGCGGGAAGGGAGCAGATTTTTCGCTTTAACCTGTACGCGAATCCGATTTCACTAGACCCCGCGCTTACTGCGGAGAGCACCAGCGACGTAGTGATAAGGGGGATTATGGAGGGGCTTGTGCGAACCGGCAAGAATGGTGAAATCCAGCCGGCGGTTGCCAAATCATGGACGGTTTCCCAGGATGGGAAGACCTATACCTTCAAGCTGCGAAGCGCCGCTGTGTGGACTAACAAACAGAAGGTGAAGGCATCTGATTTCGAGTACGCGTGGAAAAGAGTGCTGAATCCCGCTACAGGCTCGCCGCAGGCTTACATGCTTTTTTGTCTGGCGGGTGCAGAGGACTACTATAATGGCAAGCTGAAGGACAGCGGACAAATCGGCGTTAAGGCGGTGGATGATGCTACTCTTCAAGTGACGCTTCGCAGCCGTACGCCTTACTTCCTGCAGCTGGCGGCCACAAGATCGTATTTCCCGGTCAATCCGGCCGTCGTCAAGAAGAACCCGAATTGGGCGGAATCTGCCCAAACGTTCGTCGGCAACGGCCCTTTTACACTGACCAAATGGGTGCAAGACCAAGAGATTGTGCTGACCAAGAACGTAGCGTACTTCTCCGCCGGGGATGTTCATTTCAAGCAGGTTCGGATTGGCATACAGAATGATCCGGATAAGGAATTAGCGAGCTATAAGGACGGTTCGATCGACTGGTCGCAGGCTTCCGAATTGAATATCTACCCCTCCAGCCTGGATAAGACGATGAGGAATGACGCGCATACCTACAATCCGGCCAGCACGTATTATTTTGTCTTCAATGTAACCAAGCCCCCGTTTGACAATGTCAACATCCGGCGGGCCTTGGCTATGAGTATTGTCAGAGAGCAGGTTACGGGCGCTACACCAGCGTATGCTTTTGTTCCACCGGGCATCCTGGGCGCCAAGAAACCGTTCCGCGAAGAGGCCACAGCCGCATACTTCAAGGAAGACACCGCCAAAGCGCGGGAGCTGCTGAAGAAAGGTCTTCAGGAGGAGGGACTCACGAAGTTCCCTGAGACGACGCTAATCTATAATGAAGGTAATGAATATATTTCTTCTACTGTCACCAGAATGTGGGAAGAGACCCTCGGTATTGAAGTCAATATGGAGGAGCAGCCGTGGGAAGAGCTGTTAAGCAACCGCATGGCGCTGAATTACGACATTGCCAGAGCCGGCTGGTCGGCGGATTATAATGATCCTGCCTCATTTCTGGAGATATTCACCTCATGGAGCACCGACAACGACAGCGGCTGGAGCAATCCGCAGTACGACGCCTATATGCGCTCCGCCATGCAGACCGCCGATCCCTCGGCCCGAATGAAGCTGTACCGCCAGGCCGAACAATTGCTGATGGATCAAATGGTCATTATTCCGCTGCACTATTTCAAGACATATGCCCTTCAGAAATCTTATGTTCACGATGTTTACTATAACTATTCAGGCGGGCTCGTCTATTGGGACGGCTACTTGAAATAA
- a CDS encoding SGNH/GDSL hydrolase family protein — protein MPFKSNDVILFIGDSITDVGRDYRDPGSLGHGYPLMVAAKLGMLYPDKNLTFYNRGINGHRTIDLVRRWEKDCIALKPSWVSIYIGVNDTWRRYNYGEETTAEEYERNYRLLLDRTREALDAQLILIEPFVLPVEGLDRDWGEDLNPKIDVVRKLAREYGAQLVPLDRLFAAASMKAAPAYWAGDGVHPSSAGHALITEAWLQAAGVR, from the coding sequence ATGCCGTTCAAGAGCAATGATGTAATTCTGTTTATTGGCGACAGCATTACCGACGTTGGACGCGATTACCGGGATCCAGGCTCGCTGGGACACGGGTATCCGCTGATGGTGGCTGCGAAGCTGGGGATGCTGTATCCGGACAAGAACCTGACCTTCTACAACCGGGGTATCAATGGCCACCGCACAATCGATCTTGTCCGCCGATGGGAGAAGGACTGCATCGCCCTGAAGCCGAGCTGGGTGTCGATCTACATCGGTGTTAACGACACCTGGCGCCGGTACAACTATGGCGAGGAGACGACGGCGGAAGAGTATGAACGAAACTACCGGCTGCTGCTTGACCGGACGCGCGAAGCGCTTGATGCGCAGCTTATTCTGATTGAACCCTTCGTGCTGCCGGTAGAAGGCCTGGACCGGGATTGGGGAGAGGACCTCAATCCAAAGATTGATGTTGTCCGGAAGCTTGCGCGGGAATACGGCGCACAGCTGGTGCCCCTGGATAGACTGTTCGCAGCGGCTTCCATGAAAGCCGCTCCCGCTTACTGGGCGGGCGACGGTGTGCATCCTTCGAGCGCGGGACATGCCCTCATAACCGAAGCATGGCTTCAGGCGGCTGGTGTCCGCTAG
- a CDS encoding metallophosphoesterase family protein has translation MLNGTLAVISDIHSNSPALRAVLQDAEACGAELVINLGDSLFGPIDPIGTYRLLAGLGSAVHIMGNCDEALLEEHSESPTYRHVKPLLDAEMEDWITQHQPLWRQDGLLFCHGTPDDNKTYLLEEVTEAGVSYKTGLTLQNELVSLGDQGFFCGHSHVYRRIIMPDGRWAVNAGSVGLPAYEDELPFPHVMESGTTCASYVLVRRNPEAGWVTEHRLIAYDWQSAACMAEKNGRHDYAAAIATGRVR, from the coding sequence TTGTTGAACGGTACTCTTGCGGTCATTTCCGACATACATAGCAACTCGCCGGCTCTGAGGGCGGTACTTCAGGATGCGGAGGCTTGCGGGGCGGAGCTTGTCATCAACCTTGGCGACAGCCTCTTTGGGCCAATCGATCCGATCGGAACCTACCGGCTGCTTGCCGGGCTCGGCAGTGCCGTCCATATTATGGGGAATTGCGATGAAGCTCTGCTGGAAGAACATTCGGAGTCCCCGACCTATAGGCATGTCAAGCCGCTGCTTGATGCCGAAATGGAGGACTGGATCACGCAGCATCAGCCTTTGTGGAGACAAGACGGGCTGCTGTTCTGCCACGGAACCCCTGATGACAACAAGACATACCTTCTTGAGGAAGTAACCGAAGCCGGCGTCTCGTACAAAACAGGCCTGACTCTTCAGAATGAGCTGGTGTCCCTGGGGGATCAGGGCTTTTTCTGCGGACACAGCCACGTCTACCGCAGGATTATCATGCCGGACGGTAGATGGGCTGTCAATGCGGGAAGCGTAGGACTCCCCGCATACGAGGACGAGCTGCCGTTCCCCCATGTCATGGAATCGGGAACAACCTGCGCCAGTTACGTATTGGTCCGGAGAAATCCGGAAGCGGGCTGGGTGACGGAGCATAGACTAATTGCGTACGACTGGCAGTCGGCCGCCTGTATGGCGGAGAAGAACGGCAGACATGATTATGCCGCTGCCATTGCCACCGGGAGAGTCCGGTAA
- the map gene encoding type I methionyl aminopeptidase: MISETEQDLEGLKAVGRVVGHTIAEMKKSVKPGMTTLELDQIGADILRSFGAKSAPRETYDFPGDTCISVNEEVAHGIPGPRVIRAGDLINIDVSAELNGYFGDSGVSFQLPPYNQKLQHLCSSTEETMLAVISHLRAGMRVNEIGKAMEMEARRRGYRVVRNLCSHGIGKSLHDKPHEILPYFNPRETTVLKPNQVITIEPFLSTGAEYVDQQSDGWTLTVPDNSRVAQFEHTIIVTKGRPIILTKP; encoded by the coding sequence ATGATAAGCGAGACAGAACAGGATTTGGAAGGACTAAAAGCGGTGGGAAGAGTGGTCGGCCACACCATCGCCGAAATGAAAAAAAGCGTCAAGCCCGGCATGACAACGCTGGAGCTTGACCAGATCGGCGCGGATATTCTGCGCAGCTTCGGAGCCAAATCAGCTCCAAGGGAAACCTATGATTTCCCGGGCGACACCTGCATCAGCGTCAATGAAGAGGTAGCGCACGGCATCCCGGGACCGAGAGTGATCCGGGCCGGTGACTTGATCAATATCGATGTCTCCGCTGAACTGAACGGTTACTTCGGAGATTCGGGGGTGTCGTTTCAGCTTCCGCCGTACAATCAGAAGCTTCAGCATTTGTGCTCAAGCACTGAGGAGACGATGCTTGCCGTCATTTCCCATCTGCGTGCGGGCATGCGCGTGAACGAAATCGGGAAGGCGATGGAGATGGAGGCCCGCCGACGCGGCTACCGTGTCGTACGCAATCTGTGCAGCCACGGCATTGGCAAATCCCTTCACGACAAGCCCCATGAAATTCTGCCGTACTTCAATCCGCGGGAGACCACGGTATTGAAGCCGAATCAGGTTATTACAATCGAGCCGTTCCTGTCGACCGGCGCGGAATACGTGGATCAGCAGAGCGACGGATGGACACTGACCGTCCCGGACAACAGCCGTGTCGCCCAGTTCGAGCACACGATAATTGTAACGAAAGGCCGGCCGATCATTCTGACGAAGCCTTAA
- a CDS encoding aminoacyl-tRNA deacylase, producing the protein MDSLEELRNKLEEHEVEYELLTHEHTARTAQEGAAMLGIELGQTAPTLIVKTPEVYLALIVSGERGRVNLEEAAALIGAASLRMASPREVLEITGYEVGSVPFVLQLPCILDRKLLRHDYVYGGTGKAGTTLKLHPLALETLNEVIAYLD; encoded by the coding sequence ATGGATAGTCTGGAGGAACTCCGGAACAAGCTTGAGGAGCATGAGGTGGAATATGAGCTTCTCACCCACGAGCATACGGCCCGGACCGCGCAGGAAGGGGCGGCGATGCTGGGTATCGAACTGGGCCAGACGGCGCCGACGCTTATTGTGAAGACGCCGGAAGTGTATCTGGCGCTGATCGTCTCCGGCGAGCGCGGCCGGGTTAACCTGGAGGAGGCGGCAGCGCTGATCGGAGCGGCCTCGCTGCGGATGGCAAGTCCCCGGGAAGTGCTGGAAATTACGGGGTATGAGGTCGGCTCCGTTCCTTTTGTGCTGCAGCTGCCCTGCATCCTGGACCGCAAGCTGCTCCGTCATGATTACGTCTACGGCGGCACAGGCAAGGCGGGCACAACCCTCAAGCTGCACCCGCTCGCGCTGGAGACTCTTAACGAAGTGATCGCTTACCTCGATTAA
- a CDS encoding DJ-1/PfpI family protein, producing the protein MNIAFVLFDGVTFLDFAGFYDVVIRLRHFESYAELKWDVCAASDSVKDDQGLEIRPGRVLPDLSGYDLVFVPGGWGTRSLRYDQDFISWLKGAGEAKWIVSVCTGSLLLGAAGLLEGKKATTHPNASELLKPYCREVGNARIVHDGRVITGGGVSTSIDLGLYVVGLLAGEEAARAVKKQIDYPYELQGVDIVLHGGEQ; encoded by the coding sequence ATGAACATTGCGTTCGTGTTATTTGACGGAGTCACCTTTCTGGATTTTGCGGGTTTCTATGATGTTGTCATCCGCTTGCGGCATTTCGAGTCCTATGCCGAACTTAAATGGGATGTCTGCGCGGCATCCGATTCGGTCAAGGATGATCAGGGGCTTGAGATCAGGCCCGGCAGGGTGCTTCCGGATCTGTCGGGGTATGATCTTGTCTTTGTGCCCGGCGGATGGGGTACCCGGAGTCTGCGCTATGATCAGGACTTCATCTCCTGGCTGAAGGGTGCCGGAGAGGCGAAATGGATCGTCTCCGTCTGCACCGGATCGCTGCTTCTCGGAGCGGCGGGACTGCTGGAGGGGAAGAAAGCGACAACCCACCCTAACGCCTCCGAACTGCTGAAGCCGTACTGCCGGGAAGTCGGCAATGCCCGGATTGTGCATGACGGCCGTGTGATCACAGGCGGGGGCGTCTCGACTTCGATCGATCTCGGGCTGTACGTTGTTGGACTTCTCGCGGGTGAAGAGGCCGCCCGGGCTGTGAAGAAGCAGATTGATTATCCTTACGAGCTGCAGGGAGTAGACATTGTCCTCCACGGAGGAGAACAATGA